Genomic window (Mycolicibacterium smegmatis):
GCAATACAATCCATGTCTTACGAGCGCCCAGGACTCGGTACAGACTCTGCGATTGGCGAAGCTGCCAGATCGCATCGATCACCTGCGCATCGGCCCAGTCGGCTTTCGAGGGGCCCTGACGGGCGCGGTGGGCGTAATACGTCGACGGGGCGATCGTGACGCCGTACTCGGAAAGCACAGCGCACATCGACTCGACACCCCACTTGAGACCATCAACGCCCACCCGCATGTGCTGGTGGGCGCTGATGAACTCCACGACTACTGAGAGGGCCGGTCGAGCTCGGCGGCGAAGAAAACCGAGGCCGCCTTCAAGATCGCGTTGGCCCGCTTGAGTTCGGCATTCTCCCGGCGCAGCTTGCGCAGGACCTCGGATTCCTCGCTGGTCTGCCCCGCCCGAGAGCCGGCGTCGATCTCAGCCTGGCGGACCCATTTGCGCACCGTTTCGGCAGTACCGACGCCCAGCAGGTCAGCAACCCGGCCCATCGCCTCCCACTCCGAAACTGTCTCGCTGCGCAGATCGGCCACCATCTGCACCGCCCGCACCTTCAGCTCGTCTGGATACCGCCTCGATGACTTCGATCCCACGTGCCCATCCTTCCCAACGGAAGAACTCTCCAGACACGCCGGGGCGGATCATGTTCTCGGCGACGGTTTTGGTGGGGTACAGCGCGTAGTTCTGGAACACCATCGCGATGTCGCGGTCTTTCGACGGCACACCGCGCATGTTGCGGCCACCGATCTCGATGTCACCCTCGTCGATGTCCTCGAGGCCGGCCAGCATGCGCAGCGCCGTGCTCTTGCCGGAACCGGACGGGCCCACCAGGACCACGAACTCACCGTCGGCGATGTCGAGGTTCAGCGAGTCGACCGCGAGCTTGTCGGAGCCCTCGTAGATGCACGAGGCGTTGCGGTAAGTGATAGCAGCCATTGCGAATATCTCCCCTTACTTGATGGCCCCGAAGGACAGTCCACGTACCAGCTTGTTCTGCGCGACCCAACCCGCGAGAACCACAGGAAGCGCAGCCATGGTCGACGCTGCGCACAGCTTGGCCCAATACAGACCCTCACCGGCGATGAAGCCGACCAGGAACACCGGCATGGTCTGGGCCTGTACCGCAGTCAGATTGACCGCGAAGAAGAACTCGTTCCACGCGAAGATCACACAGATCAACGCCGTGGCCGCGATACCGGGCGACACGAGCGGCAGGATCACCTCACGCATCGACCGCCATGTGCTGGCACCGTCGAGGCTTGCCGCCTCAAGGAGTTCGCCGGGCACTTCGAGGAAGAACGAACGCATCATCCACACCGCGATCGGCAGGTTCATCGCCGTGTACAGGATGATGAGTGCCCAGATGTTGTCCAGCAGACCGATGTTCGACACGATCACGTACATCGGGATGATCGCCGCGACGATCGGCAGCATCTTGGTGCTCATGAAGAAGAACAATGCGTCCTGGGTCTTGCGCACGGGCTTGAGCGAGAGCGCGAACGCGGCCGGGATGCCGAGCACGAGCACCAGGACGGTCGACGCCGTGGTGGCGAACAGCGAGTTCAGCAGGCTGGTGCCGACCCCCTGCGAGAACACGGCACGGAACTCGTCGAGGGTGGGGACGAAGAAGAACTTCGGTGTGACGGTGTAGGCGTCGACCTCTTGTTTGAACGCGGTGAGCACCATCCAGAACACCGGGAAGAAGAACCCGAGGCCGACGATCCAGGCCACCACGCCCCACGGATCGAACTTGCGCCGCTTGACTTTGGTCCTCGGCCCGGGAGTGGGGGCCGGAGCCGTTGTCTTGGTTGCGGTATCGGTGGTCATCACGCCGCCTCCTGTGCACCGGAGAATGATTTGAAGATCAGTCGCAGCGCGAACGTCGCGATGATCATCGTGAAGATCACGACGATGACGCCCATCGCGGCGGCCTGGCCGATGTCGAAGCCCAGGAACGCGCGCTGATAGATGTAGAACGGCAGGTTCGCACTGGCCGTACCCGGCCCGCCCTGCGTCATCATGTAGATCTGGTCGAACGTGTTGACCAGGTAGATGGCACCCAGCACGGTTCCCAGTTCGATGAACCGGCGCAGGTGCGGCAGCGTCAGTTCACGGAACAGTTGGAACGCGTTGGCGCCGTCGACTCGACCGGCCTCCAGGACGTCTCGCGGCATCGACTGGAGGCCGGCGAGGATCAGCAGCATCATGAACGGCGTCCACTGCCACACCAGGGCGACGATGATCGACGCGCGCGGGAACTCACCGATGAAATCGATGCCCCCGCCGGGCAGCAGCCAGTTCACGAAGCCGAACACCGGGTCGAGCATCGCGGTCTTCCACATCAGCGCTCCCGCAACGGGTGTCACGAGGAACGGCGTGATGAGCAGTGTGCGTACGACGCCGCGGCCCAGGAACACCCGGTCGAGCAGCAGCGCCAGCAGCAGGCCCAGTACGACCGAGATCAGCACCGTCAGCACGATGAAGAACACCGAGTTGAAGGCCGCCTGCCAGAACGTGGCGTCCTGCACGACGTCGACGTAGTTCTGCAACCCGACGAACTCGCGGGATCCGGGTCGCACCAGGTTCCACGACAGCGTCGAGTAGTACAACGTGAACAGGAACGGGATCTGGGTGACGACGATCATGAAGATCAGCGCAGGCAGCAGCGGTCCGCGGCGGCGCCAGCCTTCGGCGCGTGAAACCCCGGGGTCCTGCGTCTTCTTGATACGTGCGACGTGTTCGGCCTCGGCGGCCGCCTCGGCCGAGGCTCTCTCCTCGGTGGTTGTCATGGCTTCTCCTGGTAGCTTCGGCCGACGACTTCGGCGTACTTCTGCGCCTGCTCCAGCGCCTCGTCGACGGACTTCTGCCCGGCGATGGCCGCGCTGATCTGTTGGCTCACACGGGTTCCGAGGTCCTGGAACTCCGGGATCGCCAGGAACTGCACACCGGTGTACGGGACCGGTTGCACCGTGGGCTTGGCCGGATCTGCGCCCTCGATGGAGTCGAGGGTGACCTGGCCGAACGCCGCGGAAGCTTCCTTGTACTCGGGGATCTCGTAGGTCGACAGGCGGCTGCCGGGTGGCACGCGGGCCCATCCCAGTTCCTCGCCGACGAGGTGGATGTAGTCCTTGTCGGTCATCCACGAGATGAACTTCCACGCCGCGTCGGGCTTGTCGCTGCTCTTGGGGATGCCCAGCGCCCACGTGTACAGCCAGCCCGAGTTGGGCTTCTCCATCGTCGGCGCCATCGCGTAGCCGACCTTGCCGACGACGTTGGACGACGCGGGGTCCTCCACCGTCGAGACCGCCGAGGTGGCGTCGTACCACATCGCCGCGCGGCCCTGCGCGAACTGCGTCGCGCATTCACCGAAACCGGCTGCGGATGCGCCCGGTTCGCCGTATTCCCTGACGGTGTCGACGTAGAACTGCACGGCCTTGCGCACCTCGGGGCTGGTGAGCTGGGCGTTCCAGTCCATGTCGAACCAGCGGCCGCCGAAGGTGTTGATGACGGTGTCCAGCGGCGCGAGCACCTCACCCCATCCGGGCTTGCCGCGCAGGCAGATCCCGACCATGTCGGGCCCGTTGAGCTCGGCGGCCGCGTCGGCGACCTGCTGCCAGGTCGGCGTGCGGGGCATCTCGATGCCGGCCTGCTCGAACAGGTCCTTGCGGTACATCAGGAACGACGATTCGCCGTAGAACGGCACCGAGTACATGTCGCCCTGATAGGACAGCGAGTCCTTGAGCGACGGGATGAAGTCGTCCTCGTCGTAGCCGGGCGTGTTGCGGGCGTAATCGGAAAGGTCGACCAGCCAACCGTTCTCGGCCCACTGCGGGGTCTCGTAGTTGCTGATCATCACGACGTCGAACTCACCGCCGCCCATGGCCGTCGAAGCGGTGATCTTGGCGCGGGCCTGGTTCTCGGACAACGTGACGAACCGCAGCTTGATGTCCGGGTTCTCCGCTTCGAACCGGCTGGACAGCTCACGCGCGTCGGTCATCTGAGAGTTGGACACCATGGCGATGGTGACCGTCTGATCGGTGGCGCCGAGTGTGCCCGCTCCGGCGCATCCGGCCGTCGCCGTCAATCCCGCGGCTGCGATGCAGGCCGCCAATCTTCTCAACCGTTTCACCTCTCATCACCTCTCATTGGTTCAACAGCCAACGGGCGCAATCGATATCGCACACCAGAAGCCGCGCCAGCTTGCCCCGCAGGGCACCGAGGATCGCCTGGTACTTACCGGCGCCCCCGGAGATCAGGATGGTCTTCTCGCACATGCGGATGTCCTCCAACGGGACCGACATCGCACGCTGCTGCAGTTCGTCGTGCACGGGCTCGCCGTGGGCGTTGAAGAACCGCCCGCCGATCTCGCCGACGGCGCCCATCGACATGAGCTCGTCGAGCATCCGGATGTCGAGGAAACTGCCCTCGAACAACGTCGTCGACGTCGACACCGCGCCGACACCGAAGAGCATGGCCTGCGCGCGTCGTCCGGCGTCGAGGGTCCGGGAGATCACCGAGTCCTCGCGCATCGACACCACCGTCGCCGGGTCGGCGTAGAGCGGTGCGGGCAGCCGGAAGGTCTCGGCGCGCAACGTGTCCGCGCAGCGCGTGAGGATGGTTTCCATGCCGGTCTGATACGCCGCGGTGGACATGGCGCCGTCGAGCTGCACCACCGCACGACAACTCGCGATGCCGGGCACCAGGTTTGTCGCGACGCCCACCTGCTCGGGCCCCCACGTGAACCCCAGCACGTCGTCGGCGGCGATGCGGCGCATCAACAGCGCCGCGCCGGCCCGGCCGGCGTTGGTCGCGACGACGGCCTCGGTCAGCCCGAACCGGCGTTCCAGTTCGCGCTCTTCCTCGGCGTGTAGGTCGTCTTGGATGTCGGGCGGCACCACCACCTCGATGCGCACGAGGCCGTTGGCTTTGGCTTTCGCCACCAGCCGGCCGGCGGTCGGTCGGGAGACGCCGAGCCGCGAAGCGATCTCGGCCTGCGTGAGGCCGTCCAGGTAATACAGCGTCGCCGCGCGGAGCGCGAGCCGCAGATCCTCCGGTGTCGGTTCGGGCACTTTCACCACTTTCTGACCGTGAACACTTGCTCACGGGTGCGAGTAGATGCTCAACACGCTAACATGAGGGGTGTGACGTACACAACACCTCCGACGAAGCTCTCGTCGTCGACACTCGAGCAGCTGACGATCCCCCACCCCAGCTACGACCGTGCAAAGGTGCAGATCGGCATCGTCCATTTCGGTGTCGGCGGGTTCCACCGCGCTCACCAGGCGATGTACGTCGACAAGCTGCTCGAGATGGGCCTGGCGTCCGAGTGGGGCATCTGCGGGGTCGGGTTGCTGGCGAACGACCGCCGGATGGCCGAGGTGATGGAGGCCCAGGACGGGCTCTACACACTGTTGCTCGAACATCCCGACGGCCACCGCGAGGCGCGGGTGATCGGGTCGATCGTCGACTACCGGTACGCACCCGACGATCAAGAAGGTGTCATCGAACTGCTGGCCGCACCGACCACCAAGATCATCTCGATGACCATCACCGAGGGCGGCTACTACATCGACTCGGCCCCCGAGATCAACGTGTTCGGCCTGGTCACCGAGGCCCTCGTGCGCCGGCGCGACCGCGGCATCGGCTCACCGACCATAGTGTCGTGCGACAACATCGAGGGCAACGGCGACGTCGCCCGCAAGGCGTTCACCACCTACGCCGAGCGTGTCCATCCCGGTCTGGGCGAATGGATGTCCGCCAACACCCGTTTTCCCAATTCGATGGTCGACCGCATCACGCCTGTGACAACTCCCGAGGTGATCAGCACCGTCGAGCGCGAGTTCGGCGTGGCCGATCAGTGGCCCGTGGTGGCCGAACCGTTCACCACGTGGGTGCTGGAGGACTCGTTCTCCGACGGCCGACCGCCGTATGAAGAGGTCGGCGTGATGGTCGTCGACGACGTCACGCCGTATGAGCTCATGAAGTTGCGCCTGCTCAACGCGAGCCATCAGGCCCTGTGCTACTTCGGGTACCTGGCCGGCTACCGGCTGGTGCACGACGCCGCGAGCGACCCGCTGTTCGCCGATTTCCTGCTGGCGTACATGGATTCCGAGGCCACACCCACCCTGCAACCCGTGCCCGGCATCGACCTCGACGAGTACAAGCACACACTGATCGAGCGGTTCGCCAATCCCGGCGTGCGCGACACCATCGCGCGCCTGTGCTACGGATCCTCCGACCGCATCCCGAAGTGGCTGGTGCCCGTCATCCGCGAGAACCTCAAGACCGGTGCGCCCATCCGCCTGTCCGCGGCCGTGGTGGCAAGTTGGGCACGCTACGCCGAAGGCGTAGACGAACAGGGCGAACCCATCAACGTCGAAGATCAACTCGCCGACACCCTGGTGCCGATCGCCCTCAGCCAGCGTGAGCATCCGACGGCGTTCATCGAGAACACCGAGGTGTTCGGCGACCTCGCGTCGTCGCAGCGGTTCGTCGACGAGTATCTGTGGGCACTGGATTCGCTACACCGCCACGGGGCGCGGGCCACCCTGGAATCATTGCGCTCATGAGCCGTGCTCTGGTCATCGGTGAGGCACTGATCGACATCGTCGAGCGAGAAGGGCAGGTCGTCGGCGAGCACGTCGGCGGCAGCCCGCTCAACGTCGCAGTCGGGCTCGGCCGGTTGGGCCGCGACGTCGACTTCCTCACCCACATCGCCGATGACCCCCGCGGCCGGCGCATCGTCGATTACCTGAAAGCCTCTGGCGTGCAGCTTGTTCCGGGATCGACATCGGCCAAGAAGACGCCGACGGCGCAGGCCAGGCTCGACGCCGCAGGCTCGGCCACCTACGAGTTCGACATCGACTGGCAGCTCGCGGGCACGGCCGAGGTCGCCCCGCCGATCGTCGCGCACTCCGGTTCGATCGCCACGGTGCTCGAACCCGGGTGCCGCGCCGCCGCGGCGCTGCTGGATGCCTACCACCTGTCGGCCACCATCACGTTCGACCCGAACGTGCGGCCTGCACTGATCTCCGACGGCGAGACCGCGCGCCGGCGCATCGAGCGCCTGGTCGAGCGCGCCGACGTCGTCAAGGTCAGCGACGAGGACCTGCGCTGGCTCGACTCACGCCGCTCCCCCGAGCAGATCGCCAAGACCTGGCTGAGCATGGGCCCCTCGATCGTCGCCGTCACGGCGGGCGGCGAGGGCTCGTTCGCGGTGTGCGGCGCCGGGATGGTCCGGGTGCCCGCACGAACCGTCGAGGTCATCGACACCGTCGGTGCGGGCGACGCGTTCATGACCGGACTGCTCGACGCGCTGTGGTCACTCGACCTGCTGGGCGCCGACAGGCGACGCAACCTGGCCCACATCAGCACCGATGCGCTCGAGCACGTGTTGTCGACGGCCGCGCTGACCTCGGCACTCACCGTCGCCAAGGCCGGCGCCGATCTTCCCGATCGCGACGCTTTGCGGGCCGCGCAGCAGTAGGCCCCCGAGTCGCCTCGGGGGCCTACCGGTCGGCGGTCAGTCCTCGCTTCCCGCGCTGTCCTTCGACGACGACGAGGCTTTGGAGTCGGCCTTCTTCTTGCCCTTCACACCCAGCGCCTTCTTGACGCCGTCGCCGATCTTCTTGACGGTCTTGTTGACCTCGTCCCCGATCGACTTCAGCGCCGCCTCGGCCCGCTGCCCCGGCCTGGCCTTGTCACCGGCCGTGGTGGTCGGAGAGAACTTGTTGCCAAGTGTCACAAGCGGTTTCTTCGACTTCTCGACCGGCTTCTCGGACTTCTCCGGTTCGGTCTCGGTGCCGGTCCCGGTCGTTGCATCATCCTCAGCATCAGCGCTCTTGGCGGCGATCGCCTGGATGCCGTTGCCCTCTGTCGTCCCCGATTCCGTCGTGGACTTGGTGACCTCGCCGAGTTCACCATCCTCGTCGACGGTGAAGGTGAACGAGTTCACCTCGGGCGCGGACTCCATCTTCGCTCCAACCAGTGTGCTGACGGCCGGTGGCTGGATCGCATCCGCGATCGACTGCCGGACAGTGAGCAGGCTCGGTATCAGCCCGAGCTCGCTACCGAGCAGCCCGCTGTTGCCGATGGTGGGGTTGCCGTTGAGAATTGTTCCCGCCATGTCGGAGGGGAAACTGATGAGGGCGTTGGCCACGGCCTCGAGATCACCGGCGGTCACACCGTCGTAGACACCCTGCGCGGTGAGTCCGACTTGGAGGATCGGCGACAGGGCCTCGAACAGAATTGGCAGCCCAGCACCGATCAGCGTCGGTACGCTCACCACCGTCCCCACGACATTGGCGGCGTTGAGGAACGGATTCTGCAGGACAGCGCTGATGTCGTCGAGCTGCCCCAGCGCTCCCAGTGCGCCCTCCACCACCGGCGTGAGGATCGCGATAGCGTAATTCTCGACGCCACTGTAGATCTCGCCGGCAAGAATCTGCTCGACCGCGGATTGGAGCGCGGCAGGGACGCCTCCCGCGCTCGCCACGAATCCTTCGCCGAACAACGCGACGAACGAGGTGAGGACATCGGCGGTGATGAGCTGGTTGTCGATGACCTTATGGGCGATCGGTATCGGGTTCTCCAGGACAGTGTTGGCGATGGCGCCGGTGTTCGCGATCGCTTGGCTGATGACCGCAGACCACAGTTCGATCGGATTGACCAGGGCCGTCATTTCCACTGCCGGAGTGGCACTTTGAATGACCGGCGCAGCGATGACGTCGGGCACTGGTTGGATCGGTGCCGCGACCAGAGCACCAGCGCCGATGATGGCGGCACCGGCCAAGAGGCGCGAGCGAGCTGCTACTTCCATGAAGATCCCTTCATAGGCTGTTCGGATGTGAGCCCGGGCACAGCGAAAGCTACCTGAGAAGAACCTGAGCGAATCCGACTTGCCCGAACGCTCACGCAACTGCCGACTGGTCATCGACCGGCGCAACATCAATGCATTCAAGAATGCGCTGATCGTGATGCGTGCCGGTTCGATCAGGCACATAAGTGGCACGTTCGGACAGTTTCAGAGCGAAAATATCGTGGACGACAATTGAAACAAGTTCACGAGCGCCTTGGTCCCCTCAATCCCTCACTGATTCGGCGTCCGTTGTCGCCGACGGCGAGCATCTGTCTGCGCGTCAGCGGGTTGAGGTAGTTCAACCGGACAAAGCGGGCGTAGGTTGCGAGCGCCGGCTTCAGCCGGCGACAACCGGCAGGGGTCAGCGTCACCGTGACCCCGCGCCGGTCCTTCGAACTGACGCCGCGACGCACCAGCCCGGCCTCTTCCAGACGGGCGATTTGGCCGGTCGCCGTGCTGGGCGGCGCAGTGAGCTCGTCGGCGATATCACCGACACGAGCGGATCCGTTCCCGGACTTCGCGAGCAGATCCAGCAGCTGGACGTCGGGCAGGGTCATGTCGTGACAACTCATGAGTTGCCGGTTGAGTTCGTCGAGAATCAACGTCGTCGATTCCAGGAAATGCGCCCACGTCCTGTTCTCGTCTTTGTCGAGACCGGGCAGAGAATCCGTCAATCCCCTACCGCCTTAGAACGTGTTCCACCGCACAAACAGGTCCAGGAGCTCACGGGGCGGGATGGTATGACGGGTGCGTCAGTTATGAATCGAAAATTCGTGAAGTGGCCGAGCACGACAGTTTCCGGGCGCGCCGGGCCGGGTAAAGACGGCGGGATGAACCGTGCGGTAGGCCATACTGGCCTTATGCGATCCATCTGGAAGGGTTCGATCGCCTTCGGCCTGGTGAACGTGCCGGTCAAGGTCTACAGCGCGACCGAGGACCACGACATCAAGTTCCATCAGGTCCACGCCAAGGACAACGGGCGCATTCGCTACAAGCGCGTGTGCGAAGTCTGCGGCGAGGTCGTCGAGTACCGCGACATCAACAAGGCCTTCGAATCCGACGACGGCCAGATGGTCGTGATCACCGACGAGGACATCGCGACGCTACCCGAGGAACGCAGCCGTGAGATCGAGGTCGTCGAGTTCATCCCGGCCGAGCAGCTCGATCCGCTGATGTACGACAAGAGCTACTTCCTTGAGCCCGATTCGAAATCGTCGAAGTCGTACGTGCTGCTCGCCAAGACGCTCGCTGAGACCGACCGGATCGCGATCGTGCACTTCTCGCTGCGCAACAAGTCCAGGCTGGCGGCGCTGCGTGTCAAGGACTTCAGCAAGCGCGACGTCATGATGATCCACACGCTGCTGTGGCCCGACGAGATCCGCGATCCCGATTTCCCGATCCTCGACAAGGAAGTGCAGATCAAACCGGCCGAGCTCAAGATGGCCGGGCAGGTCGTCGAATCGATGACCGACGACTTCAAACCCGACCTGTACCACGACGACTATCAGGAGCAACTGCGCGAGCTGGTTCAGGCGAAACTGGAAGGCGGCGAGGCCTTCTCGGTCGAAGAGCAGCCTGCCGAACTCGACGAGGGCACCGAGGACGTCTCCGATCTGCTGGCCAAGCTCGAGGCCAGCGTCAAGGCGCGCAAGGGTGGCAAGTCGGACTCAAAGGACGACTCCGATTCCGAGTCCGATTCGAAGGAATCCAAGTCGGATTCCAAGCCCGCCAAAAAGGCCCCCGCGAAGAAGGCGGCCGCCATGAAATCCACGGCCAAGAAGGCGCCCGCCAAGAAGGCAGCTGCGAAGAAGTCGTAGATCGTCGTAACTCAGGGCACCTTCGCATCGGCGTTCTGCCGGATGCGGACCCATGGCCACGTCATCAATGCCCACACGGCGACGACAATCGTCACTTCGACCAGCAGATAGAACGGCCACGGCCCCAGCGCGTCCAGGATCGAGGCCGTCGGCGGCTTGCCGTTGAGATAGCCGTAGTTGGTTCCGGCGATCGTGTTGAACGTGAACGTCACCGCGAACCAGGCCAGGGTGACGATCACCGCGAAGCGCCAATCCCGCCACCGCAGGCTCGCCCGTCGCCCCCAGGTCAGATAGATGGCCGACCAAACGACCAGCACGTGCAGCACGAAGAACGTGATGAACAGATGGTGTGGGAAGTCCGGTGCGCCTTCCTCGGCCGTGCCGACGTCAGGTGTGAGCAACGCCTGCGAGCTGAGCACCAGGCCCCAGTAGTACGTGAGCACGAAAGCCCAATGTCGCTGCGACCAGAGCGCGTACGCCGCCACGAGTTCCGCGACGTCACACAGTTGCAGCGGTACCGACGTGTCGAGGTGGGGTCGCGCCAGCTTGTAGGCCAGCGCCACTGCAAATGTGGCGATCAGTAGCACCGCGAGCACTCGGCTCAGCAGCTTGGCCTGCTGTTCTGTCTGCCTGCGTCCGGCCCACACGAGCAGGGCCGCGCCCACCACAAAGATGGCCAGCACCACCAGGTGCGACGGCCCGTACGCCGAGAACTCCTGCTCCGCAGCACTCAATTCGATGACCTCCGTCTCTCGATTCTTAACAACGAGAGACGCTCATCGATTCGTCCGCGCAGGGTGTGTCGCTCAGCCGACGTTGACGCGCAGAGTCTCGTGTTCGTCGAGGATCCGCCGCAAGGCGGCGTCCATGGGGTGCGCCGCGGACAGGTCGCGGCTGCAGCGACGGTCAACGCCGATGACGTCGCCGGCGTGCACGTCGCAACACTCGACCTGGTCGACGAACGCGTCGAACAGCGCGGCCGGGGTCGCCAGGTAGTAGTGCGGGTGATCCGGGTGCGCGAACCGGGCGCCGTACATCAGCCCGCACTGGGTGATCATGAAGAACTCGGACGCGATGTCGACCGTCCCCAGGTCGACCTTGCTCCAGGCGTACGCGGCATGGCGCGCTTCGGCCACCCGATCCTGGACCTCATCGGTGGACGTCATCAGGCGGTGCACGAGAACCCCACCGGTCTGCGGGTA
Coding sequences:
- a CDS encoding carbohydrate ABC transporter permease produces the protein MTTDTATKTTAPAPTPGPRTKVKRRKFDPWGVVAWIVGLGFFFPVFWMVLTAFKQEVDAYTVTPKFFFVPTLDEFRAVFSQGVGTSLLNSLFATTASTVLVLVLGIPAAFALSLKPVRKTQDALFFFMSTKMLPIVAAIIPMYVIVSNIGLLDNIWALIILYTAMNLPIAVWMMRSFFLEVPGELLEAASLDGASTWRSMREVILPLVSPGIAATALICVIFAWNEFFFAVNLTAVQAQTMPVFLVGFIAGEGLYWAKLCAASTMAALPVVLAGWVAQNKLVRGLSFGAIK
- a CDS encoding carbohydrate ABC transporter permease; translated protein: MTTTEERASAEAAAEAEHVARIKKTQDPGVSRAEGWRRRGPLLPALIFMIVVTQIPFLFTLYYSTLSWNLVRPGSREFVGLQNYVDVVQDATFWQAAFNSVFFIVLTVLISVVLGLLLALLLDRVFLGRGVVRTLLITPFLVTPVAGALMWKTAMLDPVFGFVNWLLPGGGIDFIGEFPRASIIVALVWQWTPFMMLLILAGLQSMPRDVLEAGRVDGANAFQLFRELTLPHLRRFIELGTVLGAIYLVNTFDQIYMMTQGGPGTASANLPFYIYQRAFLGFDIGQAAAMGVIVVIFTMIIATFALRLIFKSFSGAQEAA
- a CDS encoding ABC transporter substrate-binding protein, which encodes MKRLRRLAACIAAAGLTATAGCAGAGTLGATDQTVTIAMVSNSQMTDARELSSRFEAENPDIKLRFVTLSENQARAKITASTAMGGGEFDVVMISNYETPQWAENGWLVDLSDYARNTPGYDEDDFIPSLKDSLSYQGDMYSVPFYGESSFLMYRKDLFEQAGIEMPRTPTWQQVADAAAELNGPDMVGICLRGKPGWGEVLAPLDTVINTFGGRWFDMDWNAQLTSPEVRKAVQFYVDTVREYGEPGASAAGFGECATQFAQGRAAMWYDATSAVSTVEDPASSNVVGKVGYAMAPTMEKPNSGWLYTWALGIPKSSDKPDAAWKFISWMTDKDYIHLVGEELGWARVPPGSRLSTYEIPEYKEASAAFGQVTLDSIEGADPAKPTVQPVPYTGVQFLAIPEFQDLGTRVSQQISAAIAGQKSVDEALEQAQKYAEVVGRSYQEKP
- a CDS encoding sugar-binding transcriptional regulator, whose translation is MPEPTPEDLRLALRAATLYYLDGLTQAEIASRLGVSRPTAGRLVAKAKANGLVRIEVVVPPDIQDDLHAEEERELERRFGLTEAVVATNAGRAGAALLMRRIAADDVLGFTWGPEQVGVATNLVPGIASCRAVVQLDGAMSTAAYQTGMETILTRCADTLRAETFRLPAPLYADPATVVSMREDSVISRTLDAGRRAQAMLFGVGAVSTSTTLFEGSFLDIRMLDELMSMGAVGEIGGRFFNAHGEPVHDELQQRAMSVPLEDIRMCEKTILISGGAGKYQAILGALRGKLARLLVCDIDCARWLLNQ
- a CDS encoding mannitol dehydrogenase family protein translates to MRGVTYTTPPTKLSSSTLEQLTIPHPSYDRAKVQIGIVHFGVGGFHRAHQAMYVDKLLEMGLASEWGICGVGLLANDRRMAEVMEAQDGLYTLLLEHPDGHREARVIGSIVDYRYAPDDQEGVIELLAAPTTKIISMTITEGGYYIDSAPEINVFGLVTEALVRRRDRGIGSPTIVSCDNIEGNGDVARKAFTTYAERVHPGLGEWMSANTRFPNSMVDRITPVTTPEVISTVEREFGVADQWPVVAEPFTTWVLEDSFSDGRPPYEEVGVMVVDDVTPYELMKLRLLNASHQALCYFGYLAGYRLVHDAASDPLFADFLLAYMDSEATPTLQPVPGIDLDEYKHTLIERFANPGVRDTIARLCYGSSDRIPKWLVPVIRENLKTGAPIRLSAAVVASWARYAEGVDEQGEPINVEDQLADTLVPIALSQREHPTAFIENTEVFGDLASSQRFVDEYLWALDSLHRHGARATLESLRS
- a CDS encoding carbohydrate kinase family protein, yielding MSRALVIGEALIDIVEREGQVVGEHVGGSPLNVAVGLGRLGRDVDFLTHIADDPRGRRIVDYLKASGVQLVPGSTSAKKTPTAQARLDAAGSATYEFDIDWQLAGTAEVAPPIVAHSGSIATVLEPGCRAAAALLDAYHLSATITFDPNVRPALISDGETARRRIERLVERADVVKVSDEDLRWLDSRRSPEQIAKTWLSMGPSIVAVTAGGEGSFAVCGAGMVRVPARTVEVIDTVGAGDAFMTGLLDALWSLDLLGADRRRNLAHISTDALEHVLSTAALTSALTVAKAGADLPDRDALRAAQQ
- a CDS encoding MarR family winged helix-turn-helix transcriptional regulator encodes the protein MTDSLPGLDKDENRTWAHFLESTTLILDELNRQLMSCHDMTLPDVQLLDLLAKSGNGSARVGDIADELTAPPSTATGQIARLEEAGLVRRGVSSKDRRGVTVTLTPAGCRRLKPALATYARFVRLNYLNPLTRRQMLAVGDNGRRISEGLRGPRRS
- a CDS encoding Ku protein; protein product: MRSIWKGSIAFGLVNVPVKVYSATEDHDIKFHQVHAKDNGRIRYKRVCEVCGEVVEYRDINKAFESDDGQMVVITDEDIATLPEERSREIEVVEFIPAEQLDPLMYDKSYFLEPDSKSSKSYVLLAKTLAETDRIAIVHFSLRNKSRLAALRVKDFSKRDVMMIHTLLWPDEIRDPDFPILDKEVQIKPAELKMAGQVVESMTDDFKPDLYHDDYQEQLRELVQAKLEGGEAFSVEEQPAELDEGTEDVSDLLAKLEASVKARKGGKSDSKDDSDSESDSKESKSDSKPAKKAPAKKAAAMKSTAKKAPAKKAAAKKS
- a CDS encoding YwaF family protein, with product MSAAEQEFSAYGPSHLVVLAIFVVGAALLVWAGRRQTEQQAKLLSRVLAVLLIATFAVALAYKLARPHLDTSVPLQLCDVAELVAAYALWSQRHWAFVLTYYWGLVLSSQALLTPDVGTAEEGAPDFPHHLFITFFVLHVLVVWSAIYLTWGRRASLRWRDWRFAVIVTLAWFAVTFTFNTIAGTNYGYLNGKPPTASILDALGPWPFYLLVEVTIVVAVWALMTWPWVRIRQNADAKVP